Proteins co-encoded in one Halococcoides cellulosivorans genomic window:
- a CDS encoding twin-arginine translocase subunit TatC: MGGARTGGFDDGPGGIRRDWRAVEDHEPRRPLDRRTRGAVGDSASVGGAFSPPDRPGAGARRREGPDRPYRPDPRPRRDPAAGPTGEPQPPSDLAAPPQRSPAARGLRSGEHARPGAAVAWVGPSPRVAAAAPFAGGHGPDGDLVTGRLGPDYEAPDESPTRDSTEGDTTTPDTPTGSTQTTRGGRGDTDPPAETGAPDDQEMPLGAHIEEMVRRLGIVVLITGAVAAVAFPFGEYVINFLWFSYLPGTAAECPSTAQELACPRVYHPLSLMFARLKVATLGGFVVALPAAVYQIYRFMRPGLYPRERRYYLASVPTSLALAVAGLLFAHVLILPILFTYFHFYTQGAAEIWFSLGRTFDLIVMMLGLFALAFQIPLLIVLAVMMNVTSRRWLANKRMYFWGAFLAVSFIFGADPTGMGPFLVAGTMVGLFEGTLLLLRWSGKGTIWPTPEALTRRRPLAWLAGAIAGYVASPAPLPTGYYAAVPTFVKNYLANYDLEPVTPLIVALVIVAIFEYIAYTIRQYRAGAGYRGGSRKPRADQFDWVLRRARFSVWALALLAGYLSSPDPVFLDTFQSVTLPPLRALALGIGIGVAYEILLRGYRFWWERR; this comes from the coding sequence ATGGGCGGAGCGCGGACCGGCGGGTTCGACGACGGCCCCGGCGGCATTCGACGTGACTGGCGAGCCGTGGAGGACCACGAGCCGCGCCGCCCGCTCGATCGACGGACGCGGGGCGCGGTCGGGGACAGCGCGTCGGTCGGCGGGGCGTTTTCTCCGCCCGACCGGCCAGGGGCCGGTGCCCGACGGCGAGAGGGGCCCGACCGGCCGTACCGACCCGATCCCCGCCCGCGGCGGGACCCGGCGGCGGGACCGACCGGCGAGCCACAGCCGCCGAGCGATCTTGCGGCCCCACCGCAACGATCACCCGCGGCGCGTGGCCTACGCTCTGGTGAGCACGCGCGGCCCGGTGCGGCGGTCGCCTGGGTCGGACCCTCGCCACGAGTCGCCGCCGCGGCACCGTTCGCCGGCGGGCACGGCCCCGACGGCGATCTGGTGACCGGTCGACTCGGCCCCGATTACGAGGCGCCCGACGAGTCGCCCACTCGCGACTCCACCGAGGGCGACACCACCACGCCCGACACCCCCACGGGCAGCACGCAGACGACACGCGGCGGACGGGGCGATACCGATCCGCCTGCCGAGACCGGCGCGCCGGACGACCAGGAGATGCCGCTGGGCGCACACATCGAAGAGATGGTGCGCCGGCTGGGCATCGTCGTCCTCATCACCGGCGCTGTCGCGGCCGTCGCCTTCCCCTTTGGCGAGTACGTCATCAACTTCCTCTGGTTTTCCTACCTGCCGGGGACCGCCGCAGAGTGTCCCTCGACGGCTCAGGAACTGGCCTGTCCGCGGGTCTATCACCCGCTCTCTCTGATGTTCGCGCGGCTGAAGGTCGCGACGCTCGGCGGCTTCGTCGTCGCGCTCCCGGCGGCGGTCTATCAGATCTACCGGTTCATGCGACCGGGACTGTACCCCCGCGAGCGGCGCTACTATCTCGCCTCGGTGCCGACCAGCCTCGCGCTCGCGGTCGCCGGCCTCCTCTTTGCGCACGTGTTGATCCTGCCGATCCTCTTTACGTACTTCCACTTCTACACCCAGGGCGCGGCGGAGATCTGGTTCAGCCTCGGGCGGACGTTCGATCTGATCGTGATGATGCTCGGTCTGTTCGCGCTCGCCTTCCAGATCCCACTCCTGATCGTCCTCGCCGTGATGATGAACGTCACCTCGCGGCGCTGGCTCGCGAACAAGCGGATGTACTTCTGGGGCGCCTTCCTCGCGGTCTCCTTCATCTTCGGCGCGGATCCGACCGGGATGGGCCCGTTCCTCGTCGCGGGGACGATGGTCGGCCTGTTCGAGGGGACGCTCCTCTTGCTCCGCTGGTCGGGCAAGGGGACGATCTGGCCGACGCCCGAGGCGCTGACCCGTCGGCGGCCGCTGGCGTGGCTCGCGGGCGCGATCGCGGGCTACGTCGCCAGCCCCGCCCCGCTGCCGACAGGCTACTACGCGGCGGTACCAACCTTCGTCAAGAACTACCTGGCGAACTACGACCTCGAACCCGTCACGCCGCTGATCGTCGCGCTCGTGATCGTGGCGATCTTCGAGTACATCGCCTACACGATCCGGCAGTACCGTGCCGGGGCGGGCTATCGCGGTGGAAGCAGAAAGCCCCGTGCCGACCAGTTCGACTGGGTCCTCCGCCGGGCGCGCTTCTCGGTGTGGGCGCTCGCCTTGCTCGCGGGGTATCTGTCCAGTCCCGACCCCGTCTTCCTGGACACGTTCCAGTCGGTGACGCTCCCGCCGCTGCGCGCGCTCGCGCTCGGTATCGGCATCGGCGTCGCCTACGAGATCCTGCTGCGGGGCTACCGGTTCTGGTGGGAACGGCGCTGA
- the larE gene encoding ATP-dependent sacrificial sulfur transferase LarE, whose amino-acid sequence MTTAAEKRTQAVADLADRDGVLVAFSGGVDSSVVAAMAHEALGDRAVACTARSETLPEAELADARSVADEIGIRHVETTFSELDDPDFRANDEQRCYHCRSMRLDAMSQVAEREGLATVCDGTTADDGEGGHRPGLQAVAERDAYSPLRAHDITKAEAREIARAYDLSVADKPSMACLSSRIPTGERITDERLSRVERAEDLLRTWGFEQFRVRDHGDLARIEVGTEELDAALDPEFAAAAREHVGALGFDHVTLDLAGYRTGSVSPEE is encoded by the coding sequence ATGACGACCGCCGCCGAGAAACGCACCCAGGCCGTGGCCGACCTCGCTGACCGCGACGGCGTGCTCGTCGCGTTCTCGGGCGGCGTCGATTCGAGCGTCGTCGCCGCGATGGCCCACGAGGCGCTGGGCGACCGCGCGGTGGCCTGCACCGCGCGCAGCGAGACGCTCCCCGAGGCGGAACTCGCGGACGCCCGGTCGGTGGCCGACGAGATCGGGATTCGCCACGTCGAGACCACCTTTTCGGAACTCGATGACCCGGACTTTCGCGCGAACGACGAGCAACGCTGCTATCACTGCCGATCGATGCGACTCGATGCGATGAGCCAGGTCGCCGAGCGCGAAGGGCTCGCGACTGTCTGTGACGGGACGACCGCCGACGACGGCGAGGGCGGCCACCGCCCCGGCCTCCAGGCCGTCGCCGAGCGCGACGCCTACTCGCCACTACGCGCTCACGACATCACGAAGGCGGAGGCCCGCGAGATCGCCCGCGCGTACGACCTCTCGGTCGCCGACAAGCCGTCGATGGCGTGTCTCTCTTCGCGGATCCCCACGGGCGAACGGATCACCGACGAGCGACTCTCGCGGGTCGAACGCGCCGAAGACCTCCTGCGGACCTGGGGGTTCGAACAGTTCCGCGTGCGCGATCACGGTGATCTCGCGCGCATCGAGGTCGGCACCGAGGAACTCGACGCGGCGCTCGACCCCGAATTCGCGGCGGCGGCCCGCGAGCACGTCGGTGCGCTCGGGTTCGACCACGTCACGCTGGATCTCGCTGGCTATCGGACGGGCAGTGTGAGTCCGGAGGAGTGA
- a CDS encoding ATP-dependent DNA helicase gives MSDGPAPMDYFPYDEPYGHQADAIDAIDDALADGRDVLFEGPCGTGKTLAALAPALAEAHRTDRTVLIATTVHQQLRQFVREARTIADHEPISASVFRGKGSMCHREVDYETCRVLKEATRDLADLEEDRDELRERADALLAASRDGDSDAAEARAAVQDERESVAEEISDLREDREICEYYYDNLTSDTIEFDAWLAGGVRTPDEVFARAESAGFCGYELLKEGLSGLDLVCCNYNHVLDPMIREHVFRWLDRDPEDVIVVLDEAHNVPSAAREHARRRLASETIERALDELADSEDPRADPAANLIATVGEALDRVAREQASDPGSEWTEHSVANPDGKDALTVATLQAYSGQGYPADLEAARELGEALEERYEQAYRDGEHDVLRDCPTATVADFLSAWFDAPAGAHPVVGVRREGTDLDARAELFHTMPGSVTRPLFDSVHATVCMSATLRPFDVFESVVGLEDPERLAYDQRFPAERRRSYAVATPALFASRRDDRSVVESVTTALGDTIRMTPGNVLAVFPSYSEAERYHDRLDPAGQTVLDRAGTDGKAIREEFVASDDATLFTSLWGTLTEGVSYDGDDARTVVVVGVPYPRLDDRREAVQAAYGEAFAETGDDSADVGWEYAVEIPTVRKTRQALGRVIRSPEDFGARILLDERYTQRAEIEMGEYAVRRSFPPDEREQLVDVAPEKLQFGLRNFFADLDAYDGDPPAPR, from the coding sequence GTGAGCGACGGTCCGGCCCCGATGGACTACTTTCCGTACGACGAGCCCTACGGCCACCAGGCCGACGCGATCGACGCGATCGACGACGCGCTCGCCGACGGGCGCGATGTCCTGTTCGAGGGCCCCTGCGGAACGGGCAAGACACTCGCCGCGCTCGCGCCCGCGCTCGCCGAGGCCCACCGGACCGATCGGACCGTCCTGATCGCGACGACCGTCCACCAGCAACTCCGGCAGTTCGTCCGCGAAGCCCGTACGATCGCCGACCACGAACCGATCAGCGCGTCGGTGTTCCGCGGGAAAGGCTCGATGTGTCACCGCGAGGTCGACTACGAGACCTGTCGCGTCCTCAAGGAGGCGACCCGCGATCTCGCCGACCTGGAGGAAGATCGCGACGAACTCCGCGAGCGGGCCGACGCACTCCTGGCGGCGAGTCGGGACGGTGACAGCGACGCCGCCGAGGCCCGGGCGGCCGTTCAGGACGAACGCGAGTCGGTCGCCGAGGAGATCAGCGATCTGCGCGAGGATCGCGAGATCTGTGAGTACTATTACGACAACCTGACGAGCGACACGATCGAGTTCGACGCGTGGCTCGCGGGGGGCGTCCGGACGCCCGACGAGGTGTTCGCCCGGGCCGAGAGCGCGGGGTTCTGTGGGTACGAACTCCTCAAGGAGGGACTGAGCGGGCTGGATCTGGTCTGCTGTAACTACAATCACGTCCTCGACCCGATGATCCGCGAGCACGTCTTTCGGTGGCTGGATCGCGACCCCGAGGACGTGATCGTCGTCCTCGACGAGGCCCACAACGTGCCGAGCGCGGCCCGCGAGCACGCCCGGCGACGGCTGGCCAGCGAGACGATCGAGCGCGCGCTCGACGAGCTGGCGGACAGCGAGGACCCACGGGCCGACCCGGCGGCGAACCTGATCGCGACGGTGGGCGAGGCCCTCGATCGGGTCGCTCGCGAGCAGGCCAGCGATCCGGGATCGGAGTGGACCGAGCACAGCGTCGCGAATCCAGACGGCAAAGACGCACTCACGGTCGCAACGCTCCAGGCGTACTCGGGCCAGGGCTATCCCGCCGATCTGGAGGCCGCCCGAGAGTTGGGCGAGGCCCTCGAAGAGCGCTACGAACAGGCGTATCGCGACGGCGAGCACGACGTGCTCAGAGACTGCCCGACCGCGACCGTCGCGGACTTTCTCTCGGCGTGGTTCGACGCGCCCGCCGGAGCCCACCCGGTCGTCGGCGTGCGCCGAGAGGGCACCGACCTCGACGCCCGCGCGGAGTTGTTCCACACGATGCCCGGATCGGTGACTCGACCGCTGTTCGACTCGGTCCACGCCACCGTCTGTATGAGCGCGACGCTGCGCCCGTTCGACGTCTTCGAGTCTGTCGTCGGGCTGGAGGATCCCGAACGGCTGGCGTACGACCAGCGGTTTCCCGCCGAACGACGCCGGAGCTACGCGGTCGCGACGCCCGCCCTGTTCGCCAGTCGGCGCGACGATAGATCGGTCGTCGAATCGGTCACGACCGCGCTCGGGGACACGATTCGGATGACGCCGGGCAACGTCCTCGCGGTGTTTCCGAGCTACAGCGAGGCCGAACGGTATCACGACCGCCTCGACCCGGCGGGCCAGACCGTCCTGGACCGGGCGGGAACCGACGGCAAGGCGATCCGCGAGGAGTTCGTCGCGAGCGACGACGCGACGCTGTTCACCTCGCTGTGGGGGACGCTCACCGAGGGCGTCTCCTACGACGGCGACGATGCGCGGACGGTGGTCGTCGTCGGCGTCCCCTACCCCCGGCTTGACGACCGCCGCGAGGCCGTCCAGGCCGCCTACGGCGAGGCCTTTGCCGAGACAGGGGACGATTCCGCAGACGTCGGCTGGGAGTACGCCGTCGAGATTCCGACCGTCCGGAAGACCCGCCAGGCGCTCGGGCGGGTGATCCGCTCGCCCGAGGACTTCGGCGCGCGCATCCTGCTGGACGAACGCTACACCCAGCGCGCCGAAATCGAGATGGGCGAGTACGCCGTCCGGCGATCGTTCCCGCCCGACGAGCGCGAACAACTCGTCGACGTCGCCCCCGAGAAACTCCAGTTCGGCCTGCGGAACTTCTTCGCAGACCTCGATGCCTACGACGGCGACCCGCCCGCGCCGCGGTGA